A section of the Candidatus Methanoperedens sp. genome encodes:
- a CDS encoding DUF366 family protein encodes MNSIILPDAIKYDGSQIAPLWAYSMGIKGDSIVVFHGPMDVTFENMKDLEDEKAGKTIMGDDLIHFIVERFDSPASMRLAYYMQRLLIVSIRDVLGKYGIKTTRNGDDLFVDNGKLTVSIASAGVTSEKIHCGINITTQGTPHDVRTAALTEIGIKDWEAVAKDIADNFVREIEDIEGDIVKTKSL; translated from the coding sequence ATGAACTCAATAATCCTTCCAGATGCAATAAAATATGACGGCTCCCAGATAGCACCATTATGGGCTTATAGTATGGGGATAAAAGGCGATTCCATAGTGGTTTTCCATGGCCCCATGGATGTGACGTTTGAAAACATGAAGGATCTTGAAGATGAAAAAGCAGGGAAAACCATTATGGGCGATGACCTGATCCATTTTATTGTAGAGAGATTTGATTCACCTGCAAGTATGCGGCTTGCATATTACATGCAGCGCCTTCTTATCGTAAGCATAAGGGATGTGCTTGGAAAATACGGCATAAAAACAACCCGCAACGGCGATGATCTTTTTGTGGATAACGGGAAACTTACTGTAAGCATTGCAAGTGCGGGTGTAACGAGTGAAAAAATCCATTGCGGGATCAATATCACGACACAGGGAACACCTCACGATGTCAGGACCGCAGCACTAACTGAAATTGGAATAAAAGACTGGGAAGCAGTCGCAAAAGATATTGCAGATAATTTTGTCCGTGAAATTGAGGATATTGAAGGCGATATCGTTAAAACAAAAAGCTTATGA
- a CDS encoding type II toxin-antitoxin system VapC family toxin, with product MSLLIDTSALIAARNADDKNHDKALVIMTGALKGEYGKLYVSDYIFDEAVTIAYLRTGNKNFAKDIGRFSRARPIIFRFLEPVDFERAWDLYLKFKDKNFSFTDCTNIAMMDRHNIDTLFTYDSEFNGIVSVIS from the coding sequence ATGAGCCTTCTTATTGACACTTCTGCGCTTATAGCTGCAAGAAATGCTGATGATAAAAATCATGATAAAGCTCTTGTTATCATGACCGGGGCTTTAAAGGGGGAATATGGAAAATTGTATGTCAGCGATTATATCTTTGATGAAGCAGTAACCATTGCTTACCTTCGGACTGGCAATAAAAATTTTGCGAAAGATATAGGCAGGTTCTCAAGAGCCAGGCCAATTATATTCAGGTTCCTTGAGCCTGTCGACTTTGAGAGGGCATGGGATCTTTATCTAAAATTTAAAGATAAGAATTTTAGTTTCACGGATTGCACCAATATTGCAATGATGGATAGACATAATATTGACACACTTTTCACTTATGATTCTGAATTTAACGGGATCGTGAGTGTAATAAGTTGA
- a CDS encoding HNH endonuclease: protein MRGKTLMPTTPQKAKKLLKEDKAKVIRRTPFTIQLKYATGETKQPIILGVDSGFLNVGLSAITDRKEVYSAKVILRSDTVKLNSERKQYRRARRSRKTWYRPPRFLNRKKPDGWLAPSIQHKLESHIKLIDNIKRLLPITKIVIEVAAFDIQKIKNPKISGAGYQNGVQKDSWNVREYVLHRDDHTCQACKGKSKDPILEIHHIISRQIGGNAPDNLLTLCQTCHTKVSKGKLKLDIKLPTSFKPETFMSIVRWKMVNMLRAAGNIVNHTYGYITKFNRIALDLDKSHNTDAFVIAGGTIQERSPVSHLIQQVRKCNRKLFKGDRSHIKNTAARFIHGFQRFDKVLWNNIECFVFGRRKTGYFELRQLDGTKIHASAKAKELTLLETANTFLISNLRRGTLPHTLKSVVSATATPHGVL from the coding sequence ATGAGAGGAAAAACACTCATGCCTACAACACCACAAAAAGCAAAAAAGTTATTAAAGGAGGATAAAGCGAAAGTAATCAGGAGAACACCATTCACGATTCAACTAAAATATGCAACAGGAGAAACAAAACAACCGATAATTCTTGGAGTGGATAGCGGATTCTTGAATGTGGGATTATCTGCAATAACAGACAGGAAAGAAGTGTATTCCGCCAAGGTAATACTTCGCTCAGATACGGTAAAACTCAATTCGGAAAGAAAGCAGTATCGCAGAGCAAGACGCAGCAGAAAAACATGGTACAGACCACCAAGATTCCTTAACCGAAAAAAACCAGATGGATGGCTTGCTCCTTCAATCCAGCATAAACTTGAAAGCCATATCAAGTTAATTGACAACATAAAAAGATTGCTTCCGATTACGAAGATCGTTATTGAAGTAGCTGCATTTGATATCCAGAAAATCAAGAATCCTAAAATATCCGGAGCTGGATATCAGAACGGAGTACAGAAAGATAGCTGGAATGTCAGGGAATATGTGCTTCACCGGGACGATCATACATGTCAGGCATGTAAAGGTAAATCAAAAGACCCGATACTTGAAATACATCATATTATTTCAAGACAAATCGGTGGAAATGCCCCTGATAATCTATTGACCCTTTGCCAGACCTGTCATACAAAAGTTTCAAAAGGAAAACTGAAACTGGATATAAAATTACCCACAAGTTTCAAACCGGAAACTTTTATGTCAATAGTAAGATGGAAAATGGTCAATATGTTAAGGGCTGCAGGAAATATTGTAAATCACACTTATGGATATATCACAAAATTTAATAGAATTGCATTGGATCTTGATAAATCCCATAATACCGATGCTTTTGTAATCGCAGGTGGAACTATACAAGAAAGAAGTCCAGTAAGCCATTTAATCCAACAGGTCAGAAAATGTAATCGTAAATTATTCAAAGGCGATAGAAGCCATATCAAGAACACGGCTGCCCGATTCATTCACGGATTCCAAAGATTCGATAAAGTTCTATGGAATAATATTGAATGTTTCGTATTCGGGAGAAGAAAAACCGGTTATTTTGAATTGAGACAACTTGATGGTACAAAAATCCATGCCTCAGCAAAGGCGAAAGAACTCACGCTATTAGAAACTGCTAATACGTTTTTGATCTCGAATTTGAGGCGGGGTACGCTCCCCCACACTCTAAAGAGTGTGGTTTCCGCTACCGCTACACCCCACGGAGTATTATGA
- a CDS encoding DUF131 domain-containing protein gives MIGPIPIAFGTSPEITVIAMLIGVILMLLMFFLGRKNEIPGKKSISDTEPETEVKGGGVILIGPIPIVFGSDKRYAIISILLTIALMILALVFLY, from the coding sequence ATGATAGGCCCTATCCCCATAGCGTTCGGGACATCCCCTGAGATCACAGTGATAGCGATGCTTATCGGTGTTATCCTGATGCTATTGATGTTTTTCCTCGGGAGGAAGAATGAAATTCCCGGAAAAAAAAGCATTTCAGACACGGAACCTGAGACAGAAGTAAAAGGCGGAGGTGTAATATTGATCGGACCGATACCGATTGTTTTTGGTTCTGACAAACGATATGCGATTATTTCTATTTTATTGACTATAGCGCTTATGATCCTGGCACTGGTATTTTTATATTAG
- a CDS encoding cofactor-independent phosphoglycerate mutase, translated as MKYIVLVGDGMADYPVPELGGLTPLQAADTPNMDFIAKHGKCGIAKTVPDNKPPGSDVANLSIMGYDPDKYYSGRGPLEAASIGINLEKDDIAFRCNLITEKNGLIADYSSGHISSEEAGILIKAVDKELGKSCRFHAGVSYRHLLVMKRAEFAQCTPPHDVVGQPVEDVLPRGEDSQYLVSLIKASRPVLENHEINNKRKKAGKNIANLIWPWGQGKAPEMPLFKDMFGASGSIISAVDLLKGIGKYAGLNVIDVPGATGYLDTNFSGKAQYALDSLKERDFVLVHVEAPDEAGHMGNIEAKIKAISDFDEKVVGGMLNELGGFGDYKILILPDHPTPISIKTHTREPVPFAIYSSVESADYVDRYDEFAAKEGIFGLVEGYRLMNLLIEDKRNGK; from the coding sequence ATGAAATATATTGTTCTCGTTGGCGATGGGATGGCCGATTATCCTGTTCCTGAACTTGGGGGTCTGACCCCGCTTCAGGCAGCAGATACTCCTAATATGGATTTTATTGCAAAGCATGGAAAATGCGGGATTGCAAAAACCGTACCTGATAATAAGCCGCCAGGCAGCGATGTTGCGAATCTTTCCATAATGGGATATGATCCTGATAAATATTATTCAGGCCGCGGTCCGCTTGAAGCCGCAAGTATAGGAATAAATCTTGAGAAAGACGATATCGCTTTTCGGTGCAATCTTATTACGGAAAAAAACGGGTTGATCGCCGACTACAGTTCAGGTCATATTTCAAGTGAGGAAGCCGGTATCCTGATAAAAGCCGTAGATAAGGAACTTGGCAAATCGTGCAGGTTCCATGCAGGCGTAAGTTACAGGCATCTGCTCGTAATGAAACGCGCGGAGTTTGCACAGTGTACCCCGCCCCATGACGTAGTAGGCCAGCCTGTTGAAGATGTATTGCCGCGAGGTGAGGATTCGCAATACCTGGTTTCACTTATAAAAGCATCACGACCTGTTCTTGAAAACCATGAAATCAATAACAAAAGAAAAAAAGCAGGAAAGAACATAGCCAACCTTATCTGGCCATGGGGACAGGGAAAAGCGCCTGAAATGCCTCTGTTTAAAGATATGTTCGGGGCTTCGGGTTCTATCATCTCGGCGGTTGATCTTTTAAAAGGGATCGGGAAATATGCAGGCCTGAATGTCATAGATGTTCCGGGAGCCACAGGGTATCTTGATACTAATTTCTCCGGAAAAGCACAATACGCGCTTGATTCGTTAAAAGAACGGGATTTTGTCCTTGTGCATGTCGAAGCGCCTGATGAGGCAGGACATATGGGAAATATAGAAGCAAAAATAAAAGCGATTTCTGATTTCGATGAGAAAGTAGTAGGCGGTATGCTTAATGAACTTGGCGGATTCGGGGATTATAAAATACTTATTTTACCTGACCACCCAACCCCCATATCCATAAAAACGCATACAAGAGAACCAGTTCCCTTTGCAATTTATTCTTCTGTGGAAAGCGCTGATTATGTGGACAGGTATGATGAATTCGCGGCAAAAGAAGGGATTTTCGGGCTTGTGGAAGGATACAGGCTGATGAATTTACTGATTGAGGATAAGAGAAACGGAAAATGA
- a CDS encoding 50S ribosomal protein L7ae, with protein sequence MAQPTYIKFEVPAELSNKALEALEMARDTGKIKKGTNEATKAIERGIAKLVIIGEDVNPPEIVMHLPALCEEKNTPYIYVKKQVELGAASGLSVGSGAAAIVEPGKGKELVDEVAQKVQSLKK encoded by the coding sequence ATGGCACAACCAACCTATATAAAATTTGAAGTTCCCGCTGAACTGTCCAATAAAGCATTAGAAGCTCTTGAGATGGCACGGGATACTGGAAAGATCAAGAAGGGAACAAACGAAGCCACAAAAGCGATAGAACGCGGTATCGCAAAACTTGTAATAATAGGCGAAGACGTAAATCCGCCTGAAATTGTCATGCATCTTCCCGCACTTTGCGAGGAAAAGAATACACCTTATATATATGTGAAAAAACAGGTGGAACTTGGTGCAGCAAGCGGGTTAAGTGTGGGCAGCGGCGCGGCGGCAATTGTTGAACCGGGAAAAGGTAAAGAACTGGTAGATGAAGTGGCACAGAAAGTCCAGTCATTAAAGAAGTGA
- a CDS encoding 4Fe-4S binding protein, with product MDKFQKIRKTTQFTSLAISLIIFTIAVYGLIIHNDLYFEIGLLLIGFIIAGGILMAPILGRFWCGWLCPRGTFLEYFVEKISNKSRIPDFLRSKAFKLFIASILTIMFIMVLLDKNPLLTSDDELASIGGFIVFMCIMTTLLISIPLGIIYMPRTWCSFCPVGYAQSLIAKNKILNISIGDCRNCKKCHSSCNLDLCKDYTGKSKNIESTDCLACMKCSDSCKIGASKPVITLKAA from the coding sequence ATGGATAAATTCCAAAAAATAAGAAAAACGACACAATTCACGTCACTTGCCATAAGTTTGATAATATTTACAATAGCAGTATATGGCCTGATAATCCACAATGACCTTTATTTCGAGATAGGACTTCTTCTGATCGGATTTATAATTGCCGGAGGAATTCTCATGGCACCTATACTGGGAAGGTTCTGGTGCGGGTGGCTCTGTCCTCGTGGCACATTCCTTGAATATTTTGTTGAGAAAATATCGAACAAGTCCAGAATACCGGATTTTTTGAGGTCAAAAGCGTTCAAATTGTTCATTGCTTCAATACTAACAATAATGTTTATTATGGTACTTCTTGATAAAAATCCGCTGCTGACATCGGATGATGAGCTTGCCTCGATCGGAGGTTTCATTGTATTCATGTGTATCATGACTACACTCTTGATTTCCATACCTCTGGGTATTATTTACATGCCAAGGACATGGTGCAGTTTTTGTCCTGTTGGATACGCTCAATCACTTATCGCGAAGAATAAAATCCTCAATATATCGATAGGAGATTGCAGGAATTGCAAAAAATGTCACTCATCATGTAATCTTGACCTGTGCAAGGATTATACGGGAAAAAGCAAAAATATAGAATCAACGGATTGTCTCGCCTGCATGAAATGTTCTGATTCGTGCAAGATCGGGGCAAGTAAACCCGTGATCACGCTAAAGGCAGCCTGA
- the pyrG gene encoding CTP synthase (glutamine hydrolyzing) gives MKYIIVTGGVMSGLGKGITAASIGRILKNKGFNVTAIKIDPYINIDAGTMSPYQHGEVFVLKDGGEVDLDLGNYERFLDIELTREHNITTGQVYQTVIEKERRGDYLGKTVQIIPHVTNEIKERIRKVSKKSGAEICIIEVGGTVGDIESMPFLEAVRQMHSEEMEEDIIFVHVTLVPLDTQGEQKTKPTQHSVKELRSLGLQPDAIVARCKEPVLLDTKSKIALFCDVPVSAVVSAHDASDIYYVPALMEKEGLSDYLMKKLNITEKEISHVWETLMKKMASIDKEIRIAVVGKYAHLGDSYISINEALKHAGIECGCRVKADWLDAEEFERNPSDIDILRKYNGILVPGGFGVRGTEGKILAIKYARENNIPYLGLCLGMQLAVIEFARDVLGLTDANSSELAKTQHPVIDILPEQENIRNMGGTMRLGNCEAVLVEGSLACKLYGGINLIERHRHRYEVNPKYIKQIEAKGMKFTGMNDHRMEIAEIPDHKFFFSSQFHPEFKSRPGKPSPPFLAFVKAAIQ, from the coding sequence ATGAAGTACATCATAGTCACCGGCGGTGTGATGAGCGGACTTGGAAAAGGAATAACGGCAGCATCTATCGGGCGGATTTTGAAAAACAAAGGATTCAATGTTACGGCCATCAAGATCGATCCTTACATTAATATCGATGCCGGGACCATGAGTCCATACCAGCATGGTGAGGTCTTTGTCCTTAAAGACGGGGGAGAAGTCGACCTTGATCTTGGTAACTATGAACGTTTTCTTGATATTGAACTAACACGGGAGCATAATATAACTACGGGGCAGGTGTACCAGACAGTCATAGAAAAGGAAAGACGCGGGGATTATCTTGGGAAAACCGTACAGATCATCCCTCATGTGACAAATGAGATAAAAGAACGGATCAGGAAAGTTTCAAAAAAGAGCGGCGCGGAAATTTGTATAATCGAAGTGGGCGGCACGGTCGGCGACATCGAAAGCATGCCTTTCCTTGAAGCGGTAAGGCAAATGCACAGTGAGGAAATGGAAGAGGATATTATTTTTGTGCATGTGACGCTTGTTCCTCTTGACACGCAGGGTGAACAAAAAACAAAACCCACACAGCATTCTGTTAAAGAACTCAGGAGCCTCGGCCTCCAGCCTGATGCAATAGTGGCAAGGTGCAAAGAACCCGTACTTCTTGACACAAAATCAAAAATAGCGCTCTTTTGCGACGTTCCCGTAAGTGCGGTCGTAAGCGCCCATGATGCAAGCGATATATATTATGTTCCTGCACTTATGGAAAAAGAGGGTCTTTCAGATTATTTAATGAAGAAGCTTAATATTACGGAAAAAGAAATCTCTCATGTCTGGGAAACGTTAATGAAGAAGATGGCTTCCATTGATAAGGAGATCCGTATAGCGGTGGTGGGAAAATATGCGCATCTTGGCGACTCTTATATCAGTATCAACGAAGCGCTAAAACACGCAGGAATAGAATGCGGCTGCCGTGTAAAAGCAGACTGGCTTGATGCTGAGGAATTTGAGAGGAATCCATCAGATATTGATATTCTCAGGAAATATAATGGTATCCTTGTTCCCGGAGGTTTCGGTGTGCGCGGGACCGAAGGGAAAATCCTTGCCATAAAATATGCACGCGAGAACAATATCCCGTATCTTGGCCTGTGCCTTGGCATGCAGCTTGCTGTGATTGAATTTGCCAGGGATGTACTGGGATTAACAGATGCGAACAGCTCCGAGCTTGCAAAGACACAGCATCCTGTTATCGATATTTTACCCGAGCAGGAGAACATCAGGAATATGGGCGGTACAATGCGCCTGGGTAATTGCGAAGCGGTTCTTGTGGAAGGTTCCCTTGCCTGTAAATTGTATGGAGGCATCAATCTTATCGAACGCCATCGCCACAGGTATGAGGTAAACCCGAAATACATAAAGCAGATCGAGGCAAAGGGTATGAAATTCACTGGCATGAATGACCACAGGATGGAGATAGCAGAAATACCTGATCACAAGTTCTTCTTTAGTTCCCAGTTCCATCCCGAGTTCAAGTCACGCCCCGGAAAGCCGTCGCCGCCGTTTCTGGCATTTGTGAAAGCGGCTATACAGTGA
- a CDS encoding nucleoside-diphosphate kinase, with amino-acid sequence MERTYVMVKPDGVQRGIIGEVISRIERRGLKIVAMRMNTMSLDSAKKHYAEHAQKPFFNSLVSFITSGPSVSMVVEGKNAISVMRAVNGATNPVNAATGSIRGDLALDTGRNIVHASDSPESATREITIHFKESEISGYTRADEACIYEN; translated from the coding sequence TTGGAGCGTACATACGTAATGGTAAAACCCGATGGGGTGCAGCGTGGCATTATCGGTGAAGTTATAAGCAGGATCGAGCGGCGTGGACTAAAAATAGTGGCTATGCGTATGAATACGATGTCACTTGATTCTGCAAAGAAACATTATGCTGAGCATGCACAAAAACCGTTCTTCAATTCCCTGGTAAGTTTCATAACATCAGGGCCATCGGTTTCGATGGTTGTTGAAGGAAAAAATGCAATATCAGTGATGCGTGCAGTTAACGGCGCTACAAATCCTGTTAACGCTGCCACGGGAAGCATTCGCGGCGATCTGGCACTGGACACAGGACGCAATATCGTCCATGCAAGCGACTCTCCTGAATCTGCAACCAGGGAAATAACCATCCATTTTAAGGAATCCGAAATATCAGGATATACAAGGGCTGACGAAGCCTGTATATACGAAAATTAA
- the infB gene encoding translation initiation factor IF-2 — MGENLRTPIVCVMGHVDHGKTSLLDKIRGTTIAEREAGLITQHIGATEVPLEIIKRVCGPIFKGDTKVPGLLFIDTPGHRAFTTLRARGGALADLAVLVVDVNEGFQPQTLEAVEILKRFKTPFIVAGNKIDKVPGWNPQPGKPFILSFPEQTGFAKSGLDEKIYVIIGKLYEMGLSSDRYDRVRDFQRNIGIVPVSAKTGEGIPDLLMILMGLAQKFLEKDLEYRAVGPGVGTVLEVKEETGLGTTLDVILYDGELNVGDTIVVGSRNAPISTKIRALLKPRPLSEMRSEEKFKQVKKVVAASGIKIAAPSLEGALAGSQVRVATGNIDEVGAAIKSEIDSVRIETESNGVLIKSDTIGSLEALVNELKKENIPIRKADIGDISKRDVAEVKTIREPLFAVILGFEVDVLPDAKEELSGSDIKLFTNNVIYRIIEDYKKWVVEQKQLLERKRYETIIKPGRFIIMPDCTFRQSKPAVVGVRVLGGIIKTNLEVMKEDGTIVGVIKGIQENNENISEAKAGKEVAMAIDGPIVGRQIKEGDTLYIDIPEKHAKIAEQELFEAMKIEDKETLMAFMEIKRRSNPFWGK, encoded by the coding sequence ATGGGCGAAAACCTGCGCACCCCCATCGTATGCGTTATGGGGCATGTGGACCACGGTAAAACATCTCTTCTTGATAAGATAAGAGGAACCACAATAGCAGAGCGTGAAGCAGGGCTTATAACCCAGCATATCGGTGCGACAGAAGTGCCGCTTGAAATTATAAAGCGTGTATGCGGCCCTATATTTAAGGGAGATACAAAGGTCCCCGGGCTTCTTTTTATCGACACTCCCGGCCACAGGGCATTTACCACCCTGAGGGCTCGCGGCGGGGCGCTTGCCGATCTTGCCGTTCTTGTTGTGGATGTAAATGAGGGATTCCAGCCCCAGACGCTTGAAGCTGTGGAAATCCTCAAGAGATTCAAAACCCCATTTATTGTGGCAGGAAATAAGATCGATAAAGTACCCGGATGGAATCCGCAGCCAGGAAAGCCGTTCATATTATCTTTTCCAGAACAGACCGGGTTTGCAAAAAGCGGGCTTGATGAAAAAATATACGTGATCATAGGCAAACTTTATGAAATGGGCTTAAGCTCTGACAGGTATGACAGGGTACGGGATTTCCAGCGAAACATCGGTATTGTGCCCGTAAGCGCGAAAACAGGAGAGGGCATACCTGATCTTCTTATGATATTGATGGGACTTGCCCAGAAATTCCTTGAAAAAGATCTTGAGTACAGGGCTGTTGGCCCTGGCGTCGGGACTGTTCTTGAAGTAAAAGAAGAGACTGGTCTTGGAACAACTCTTGATGTGATATTATATGATGGGGAATTAAACGTAGGCGACACGATCGTTGTGGGAAGTAGAAACGCCCCTATTTCAACGAAAATACGGGCCCTGTTAAAACCAAGACCGCTTTCCGAGATGCGCTCCGAAGAGAAATTCAAACAGGTAAAGAAAGTCGTGGCAGCTTCAGGTATCAAGATCGCAGCTCCATCTCTGGAAGGAGCGCTTGCAGGCTCCCAGGTCCGCGTAGCTACAGGAAATATTGATGAAGTAGGAGCCGCCATAAAATCTGAAATAGACTCGGTACGGATCGAAACAGAATCTAACGGCGTATTGATAAAATCAGATACGATCGGCTCACTTGAAGCCCTTGTGAATGAATTAAAAAAAGAAAATATCCCGATCCGGAAGGCCGATATAGGAGACATTTCAAAACGTGATGTGGCTGAAGTAAAAACAATCAGGGAACCGCTATTTGCAGTAATCCTGGGATTTGAAGTAGATGTTTTGCCGGATGCAAAAGAAGAACTATCCGGTTCAGATATTAAATTATTTACAAATAATGTCATCTATCGCATAATAGAGGATTATAAGAAATGGGTAGTGGAACAAAAGCAACTCCTTGAGAGAAAACGTTATGAGACAATTATCAAACCAGGAAGATTCATCATCATGCCAGACTGTACATTCAGGCAAAGCAAGCCTGCGGTTGTTGGTGTACGTGTCCTGGGCGGTATCATTAAAACAAATCTTGAAGTAATGAAAGAGGACGGCACCATTGTCGGAGTAATAAAAGGAATACAGGAGAACAACGAGAATATAAGCGAGGCTAAGGCCGGGAAAGAAGTGGCTATGGCTATTGATGGGCCTATAGTTGGCCGCCAGATAAAAGAAGGGGATACGCTTTATATTGATATTCCCGAAAAACATGCGAAAATCGCAGAACAGGAATTATTCGAAGCCATGAAAATTGAGGACAAAGAGACTCTCATGGCATTCATGGAGATCAAACGCAGAAGTAATCCTTTCTGGGGAAAGTGA
- a CDS encoding 50S ribosomal protein L24e has product MEKRKCSFCGGAIEPGTGKLYARKDGTVFYFCSSKCQSNLNLGRIPRRVAWTEAGRKARGKTAT; this is encoded by the coding sequence ATGGAAAAAAGGAAATGCTCATTCTGCGGAGGTGCAATTGAACCCGGTACAGGCAAGCTTTATGCAAGGAAAGATGGAACAGTGTTCTATTTCTGCTCCTCTAAATGCCAGAGTAATTTAAACCTCGGCAGGATACCCAGAAGAGTCGCATGGACCGAAGCGGGAAGGAAAGCCAGGGGAAAAACAGCAACATAA
- a CDS encoding 30S ribosomal protein S28e, with amino-acid sequence MADEDAGYPAEIVEIVGKTGMHGEAMQIQCRVLDGRDKGRIITRNVVGPVKLGDTLILLETSREAKKLMSR; translated from the coding sequence ATGGCTGATGAAGATGCAGGATATCCTGCAGAAATAGTTGAAATCGTGGGTAAGACCGGCATGCACGGCGAAGCCATGCAGATACAGTGCCGGGTACTGGATGGAAGGGATAAAGGCAGGATCATTACCAGGAATGTCGTAGGACCGGTAAAACTTGGTGATACCCTGATACTGCTTGAAACCTCACGGGAAGCAAAGAAATTAATGTCAAGGTGA